A genome region from Tenebrio molitor chromosome 4, icTenMoli1.1, whole genome shotgun sequence includes the following:
- the LOC138128752 gene encoding protein takeout-like, with product MRATLIVYLLMVSCACVKLPSNFQKCYRNQPDLNECLLKATQNGISQLTRAYDEVNIPNLHPLEVSEVSIGAGTGPVAVAQEFKDCKLDGFHKMKLDNVEFYFKGKSLTVAGTFPEITIECQYELDGKVLLLPIKGTGPSTLVLKNLKVAGVFDYEEKMRKGKTHINVVSSNLTMDPELVSYNFENLFNGDKQLGDNINRVLNDNWKEVFDDVKADYIKVVDRIIVQLFNNFFSKVSQEEALD from the exons ATGAGAGCTACATTAATAGTGTACCTGCTTATGGTGTCTTGTGCGTGCGTGAAATTAC catcaaatttccaaaaatgttacCGCAACCAACCTGATTTGAACGAGTGCCTGTTGAAAGCCACCCAAAACGGCATTTCCCAGCTGACCAGAGCTTACGACGAGGTGAACATCCCCAACCTGCACCCTCTGGAGGTGTCGGAGGTCTCGATCGGAGCGGGGACGGGGCCGGTGGCGGTCGCCCAAGAATTTAAAGATTGCAAACTCGACGGTTTCCACAAGATGAAACTTGACAACGTCGA attttattttaaagggAAGAGTCTCACAGTCGCTGGGACTTTTCCGGAGATCACGATAGAGTGCCAGTATGAGCTCGACGGGAAGGTTTTGTTGCTGCCCATCAAGGGAACAGGGCCTAGTACACTTGTTCTGA AAAATCTGAAAGTCGCTGGAGTATTTGATTATGAAGAGAAAATGAGGAAAGGGAAGACTCATATCAACGTTGTGTCAAGTAATCTAACTATGGATCCGGAGTTGGTTTcgtacaattttgaaaatctctTCAATGGTGACAAGCAGTTGGGGGACAACATCAATCGAGTGCTTAATGACAACTGGAAAGAAGTTTTCGATGATGTCAAAGCTGATTACATTAAGGTTGTC
- the LOC138128753 gene encoding protein takeout-like yields MKAAIILSLFVLSCAGVKLPPNFQKCNRNQPDLKECVLRAVQDGVPQLTRAYDEVNIPNAHPLEVAEVVIGAGTGPVAAEQKFKQCKLDGFHEVKVDKFEFDLERKTLTVAGTFPELSIACQYELDGKILLLPIKGTGPGTLVLKNLKVSGLFDYEEKMKKGKTFIKFVSSKVNVDPELATFNFENLFDGDKQLGDNINRVINDNWKEVFDDVKNGYIDVVNRILLQLLNNFFSKVSLEEAFD; encoded by the exons ATGAAAGCTGCAATCATACTCTCTTTGTTTGTGTTGTCCTGTGCCGGCGTGAAACTCC CACCCAACTTCCAAAAATGCAATCGCAACCAACCTGATCTGAAAGAGTGCGTCTTGAGAGCCGTTCAAGATGGCGTTCCCCAGCTGACACGAGCTTACGACGAGGTGAACATCCCCAATGCGCACCCTCTGGAGGTGGCGGAGGTCGTGATCGGAGCGGGGACGGGGCCGGTGGCGGCCGAGCAAAAATTCAAACAGTGCAAGTTGGACGGTTTTCACGAGGTGAAAGTTGACAAGTTCGA ATTTGATTTAGAAAGGAAAACTCTCACAGTCGCTGGGACGTTTCCGGAGCTCAGCATAGCGTGTCAGTATGAGCTCGACGGGAAGATTTTGTTGCTGCCCATCAAGGGAACAGGGCCTGGTACACTTGTTCTGA AAAATCTGAAAGTGTCTGGATTGTTTGATTACGAAgagaaaatgaagaaaggGAAGACTTTCATTAAGTTTGTTTCGAGTAAAGTCAATGTCGATCCGGAGTTGGCTacgttcaattttgaaaatttgttcgATGGTGACAAGCAGTTGGGGGACAACATCAATCGGGTGATCAATGACAACTGGAAAGAAGTCTTCGATGATGTCAAAAATGGCTACATCGATGTTGTCAACAGAATTCTTCTGCAACTGTTGAACAATTTCTTCTCCAAAGTGTCCTTGGAAGAAGCTTTCGACTGA